From one Nocardioides sp. Kera G14 genomic stretch:
- a CDS encoding DUF1416 domain-containing protein, translated as MCGATTGGLSLAGVDVAKEAIIQGQVTRSGEPVSGAYVRLLDKTGEFTAEVPTSATGHFRFFAGDGQWTLRTLAPRAEVTDRQVVAQTGEIAEIEIALA; from the coding sequence ATGTGCGGAGCCACCACGGGTGGTCTCTCCCTCGCCGGCGTCGACGTCGCGAAGGAGGCCATCATCCAGGGCCAGGTCACGCGCTCCGGTGAGCCGGTGAGCGGCGCCTACGTCCGCCTGCTCGACAAGACGGGGGAGTTCACCGCCGAGGTGCCGACCAGCGCGACCGGCCACTTCCGGTTCTTCGCCGGCGACGGCCAGTGGACCCTGCGCACCCTCGCTCCTCGGGCTGAGGTGACCGACCGTCAGGTTGTCGCCCAGACCGGCGAGATCGCCGAGATCGAGATCGCCCTCGCCTGA
- the mshD gene encoding mycothiol synthase, whose amino-acid sequence MLLTDVSAVLAIAGAAEAVDGVAPLDEAWLLALRNRPESISAEVRPDGFALLLGTEVAVVVRPTARGRGLGGSVTAALLHDLAPGRLTAWMHGDSPAARALAARFGFVAERELWVMRRRSAGVNGSGTPGLPDHSPGVEIRGFRAGDEEQIVRVNAAAFSWHPEQGSMDLANLKERMSEPWFEPEGLIEAWEGETLLGFHWTKRHNDRLGEVYVVAVDPAAQGRGLGRLLTVAGLEHMRELDEVHLYVESDNVAAARLYESLGFTHSPVDTHVQFVRP is encoded by the coding sequence TTGCTCCTGACTGACGTTTCGGCCGTCCTCGCCATCGCGGGGGCGGCCGAAGCTGTCGATGGGGTGGCACCGCTCGACGAGGCGTGGCTCTTGGCGCTGCGCAACCGGCCGGAGTCGATCTCGGCGGAGGTGCGTCCCGACGGGTTCGCCCTGCTCCTCGGGACGGAGGTGGCGGTGGTGGTACGCCCTACGGCGCGCGGGCGCGGGCTCGGGGGCTCGGTCACTGCAGCGCTCCTCCACGATCTGGCCCCCGGGCGGCTGACGGCGTGGATGCACGGTGACTCTCCCGCTGCACGTGCCCTGGCGGCACGGTTCGGGTTCGTGGCGGAGCGTGAGCTGTGGGTGATGCGGCGCCGCTCGGCGGGGGTGAATGGATCCGGCACCCCTGGGCTCCCGGATCATTCCCCCGGCGTCGAGATCCGGGGGTTTCGGGCCGGGGACGAGGAGCAGATCGTGCGGGTCAATGCCGCAGCGTTCTCCTGGCACCCCGAACAGGGCTCGATGGACCTGGCCAACCTCAAGGAACGGATGAGCGAGCCGTGGTTCGAGCCGGAGGGACTCATCGAGGCGTGGGAGGGCGAGACGCTCCTGGGCTTCCACTGGACCAAGCGGCACAATGATCGCCTCGGCGAGGTGTACGTCGTCGCGGTCGATCCCGCCGCTCAGGGCCGGGGGCTCGGGCGCCTGTTGACGGTCGCCGGCCTGGAGCACATGCGGGAGCTCGACGAGGTGCATCTCTATGTGGAGTCGGACAACGTCGCCGCCGCACGGCTCTATGAATCGCTCGGCTTCACCCACTCCCCGGTGGATACGCACGTGCAATTCGTGCGCCCATAG
- a CDS encoding DUF4012 domain-containing protein, with amino-acid sequence MRVQHPWRWSIGVLIVLAVLVAAYAGWLAWSTARSLGSAADEARALKAAALAGDDAATRKAFNDFAADASTAHSRTKSPVWSLVTKLPGYGDDAHGVQTVSRVADELASSGLGELINHVGGLDALLPSSGGIDLTQVKALQAPVAASNKAFAKAQKDLESEDASHFVDSVKLKFRDLQSQIDSAAGSMSSADKALAVLPAMLGGEGKRNYLLVMQNNAEIRATGGLPGAVAELQADNGKLLMINERSGASFGQAPKPVLPLSDEETALFGENLGRYFLDANLTPDFPRSADLWKARWEQEVPGDIDGVLSIDAVTLSYLLGAYGPVTVDGIQLTQDNVVDELLSKVYARVKDPDAQDLFFGKVTAAIFDEVTTGKATRSALLNALTKATNERRILVHDFHDSEQAKIAGTTIAGELTAAAKTTPQVGVYLSDGTLSKMSYYLRYKSTVNATYCRGGVQGLRATMTITSNAPADAATSLPDYVLGDQTGVVPKGDQLVYIMFVAPVGGTVSTIDINSLNYRQDRLTIDGRTVRRTWIQLKPGESVDMSWRMTTGPGQTGDARVNFTPSIDPGAPTSATVTSAC; translated from the coding sequence GTGCGAGTGCAACACCCATGGCGTTGGAGTATCGGCGTCCTGATCGTCCTCGCAGTCCTGGTGGCTGCGTACGCCGGCTGGCTGGCCTGGAGCACGGCGAGAAGCCTCGGCTCGGCCGCTGATGAGGCCCGCGCGTTGAAGGCTGCGGCTCTGGCCGGCGATGACGCCGCCACCCGCAAGGCCTTCAACGACTTCGCGGCCGACGCCTCCACGGCGCATTCCCGCACGAAGTCTCCGGTGTGGTCGCTGGTGACCAAGCTGCCGGGCTACGGCGACGACGCCCACGGTGTCCAGACGGTGAGCCGCGTCGCCGACGAGCTCGCCTCGAGCGGCCTCGGCGAGCTGATCAATCACGTGGGCGGTCTCGACGCCCTGCTGCCGAGCAGCGGTGGCATCGACCTCACCCAGGTCAAGGCGCTGCAGGCCCCCGTCGCGGCCAGCAACAAGGCGTTCGCCAAGGCGCAGAAGGACCTGGAGTCCGAGGACGCCAGCCACTTCGTGGACTCGGTGAAACTGAAGTTCCGGGACCTCCAGTCCCAGATCGACTCGGCGGCCGGCTCGATGAGCTCGGCCGACAAGGCGCTGGCGGTACTGCCGGCCATGCTCGGCGGCGAGGGCAAGCGGAACTACCTGCTCGTCATGCAGAACAACGCAGAGATCCGCGCGACGGGCGGCCTGCCCGGCGCGGTGGCGGAGCTCCAGGCCGACAATGGCAAGCTCCTGATGATCAACGAGCGGTCAGGAGCTTCCTTCGGGCAGGCGCCGAAGCCGGTGTTGCCGCTCAGCGACGAGGAGACGGCTCTTTTCGGTGAGAACCTCGGCCGCTACTTCCTCGACGCGAATCTGACGCCCGACTTCCCGCGTAGCGCCGACCTGTGGAAGGCCCGCTGGGAGCAGGAGGTGCCAGGCGACATCGACGGTGTCCTCTCGATCGACGCCGTGACGCTCTCGTATCTCCTCGGGGCCTATGGTCCGGTGACGGTCGACGGAATTCAGCTCACTCAGGACAACGTGGTCGACGAGCTCTTGAGCAAGGTCTACGCCCGGGTGAAGGACCCTGACGCGCAGGACCTCTTCTTCGGCAAGGTGACGGCGGCGATCTTCGACGAGGTGACCACCGGGAAGGCCACCCGCTCGGCCCTGCTCAACGCGCTGACCAAGGCGACGAACGAACGTCGCATCCTGGTCCACGACTTCCACGACAGTGAGCAGGCCAAGATCGCCGGCACGACGATCGCCGGCGAGCTCACGGCTGCGGCGAAGACCACGCCACAGGTCGGTGTCTATTTGTCGGATGGCACGTTGAGCAAGATGTCCTACTACTTGCGTTACAAGTCCACCGTCAACGCGACCTACTGCCGAGGAGGGGTGCAGGGCTTGCGCGCCACCATGACGATCACGTCGAACGCGCCCGCGGACGCAGCGACGTCGCTGCCGGATTACGTGCTGGGCGACCAGACAGGCGTCGTCCCGAAGGGGGACCAGCTGGTCTACATCATGTTCGTCGCGCCCGTCGGCGGCACAGTCTCGACCATTGACATCAACAGCTTGAACTACCGCCAGGACAGGCTGACCATCGATGGCCGCACCGTGCGTCGCACCTGGATCCAGCTCAAACCGGGTGAATCCGTCGACATGAGTTGGCGAATGACCACAGGGCCCGGCCAGACCGGCGATGCCCGCGTCAACTTCACACCCAGTATCGACCCCGGTGCCCCGACCAGCGCCACCGTCACGTCCGCCTGCTAA
- a CDS encoding DUF4395 domain-containing protein, translating into MSTSGIDPRGPRFTAAVTVVLVLAALVTLDSAQPVALVITALQTLLFAIGAVRGVQHTPTAYVFRTAVRPRLQKPDHLEDPAPPRFAQTVGLVFGAAALIGIVTGLAPLAYVALAFALIAAILNSAFGFCLGCELYLLGKRLNPAH; encoded by the coding sequence ATGTCCACTTCCGGAATCGACCCTCGCGGGCCGCGGTTCACGGCCGCGGTGACGGTCGTCCTGGTCCTCGCGGCTCTCGTGACGCTTGACTCGGCTCAGCCGGTCGCGCTGGTCATCACCGCGCTGCAGACGCTGCTCTTCGCGATCGGCGCCGTCCGCGGCGTGCAGCACACGCCGACGGCGTACGTCTTCAGGACCGCGGTCCGGCCGCGCCTGCAGAAGCCGGACCACCTCGAGGACCCGGCTCCGCCGCGCTTCGCGCAGACCGTGGGTCTGGTCTTCGGGGCAGCAGCCCTGATCGGCATCGTCACGGGCCTCGCGCCGCTGGCCTACGTCGCCCTCGCCTTCGCGCTCATCGCCGCGATCCTCAACTCCGCCTTCGGCTTCTGTCTGGGTTGCGAGCTGTACCTCCTCGGAAAACGCCTCAACCCCGCCCACTGA
- a CDS encoding FABP family protein, which produces MAFELPDNLHPDCGPVAWLLGTWRGNGHGDYPTIDAFEYGQELIFTHDGRPFFHYMSRAWVIDPETKEKVRDGAIETGFLRCKPGPETGSAALEFVLTHNTGIIEIWYGLAADGKIEMHTAGVAHTETAKEVTSGKRIYGNVEGDLLYAYDMEAVGQPLQPHLWARLKRA; this is translated from the coding sequence GTGGCTTTCGAACTCCCCGACAACCTGCACCCCGACTGTGGCCCCGTGGCGTGGCTGCTCGGCACCTGGCGCGGCAACGGGCACGGGGACTACCCGACGATCGACGCGTTCGAGTACGGGCAGGAGCTGATCTTCACCCACGACGGTCGGCCGTTCTTCCACTACATGAGCCGCGCGTGGGTGATCGATCCGGAGACCAAGGAGAAGGTCCGCGACGGCGCTATCGAGACCGGCTTCCTGCGGTGCAAGCCGGGCCCGGAGACCGGGTCGGCCGCGCTGGAGTTCGTGCTGACGCACAACACCGGCATCATCGAGATCTGGTACGGCCTCGCCGCCGACGGCAAGATCGAGATGCACACCGCCGGCGTCGCCCACACGGAGACGGCCAAGGAGGTCACCTCCGGCAAGCGGATCTACGGCAACGTCGAGGGCGACCTGCTCTACGCCTATGACATGGAGGCGGTCGGGCAGCCGCTGCAGCCGCACCTCTGGGCACGGTTGAAGCGGGCCTGA
- a CDS encoding response regulator transcription factor → MSTLLLLTSALQPSVEVLPGLSLLGHNVRILPAEGSALLEAPDSDLLLVDGRSDLAHARDLCRLIRTTGSDVPVILVVTEGGLAVVSHDWGMDDVVLHTCGPAELEARIKLSIGRLAALREAADPEAHVIRSGEVVVDDATYTAKVGGRPLDLTFKEFELLKFLAQHPGRVFSRQQLLQEVWGYDYFGGTRTVDVHVRRLRAKLGPENETLIGTVRNVGYRFVLPTKGSTASSAEADARIVSPRVDETV, encoded by the coding sequence ATGAGCACCCTGCTTCTGCTGACCAGCGCCCTGCAGCCCTCGGTCGAGGTCCTGCCCGGGCTTTCCCTGCTCGGTCACAACGTTCGCATCCTGCCCGCGGAGGGCTCGGCGCTCTTGGAGGCGCCTGACTCCGACCTGCTGCTGGTGGATGGCCGGTCCGACCTGGCTCACGCCCGGGACCTGTGCCGTCTCATCCGTACGACGGGCTCCGATGTTCCTGTCATCCTGGTCGTCACGGAGGGTGGCCTCGCGGTCGTCTCCCACGACTGGGGCATGGACGACGTCGTCCTGCACACCTGCGGTCCGGCCGAGCTCGAGGCTCGGATCAAGCTCTCGATCGGTCGCCTGGCGGCCCTGCGCGAGGCTGCCGACCCCGAGGCTCACGTCATCCGGTCGGGCGAGGTCGTCGTCGATGACGCGACGTACACCGCCAAGGTCGGCGGGCGTCCTTTGGATCTCACCTTCAAGGAGTTCGAGCTCCTGAAGTTCCTCGCCCAGCACCCGGGTCGCGTCTTCTCCCGCCAGCAGCTGCTGCAGGAGGTGTGGGGCTACGACTACTTCGGTGGCACTCGCACCGTCGACGTGCATGTACGTCGCCTGCGCGCCAAGCTCGGCCCCGAGAACGAGACGCTCATCGGCACCGTGCGCAACGTCGGCTACCGGTTCGTGCTTCCCACGAAGGGCTCTACCGCCTCGTCCGCCGAGGCCGACGCCCGTATCGTCTCCCCCCGGGTCGACGAGACCGTCTGA
- a CDS encoding sulfurtransferase has protein sequence MTRENSLVSAQWVEENLTNDKVVLIEVDEDTTAYEKGHIKGAIKLDWSTELQDQVRRDFVNKQQFEALLSSKGVSNDDTVVLYGGNNNWFAAYAFWYFKLYGHQDVKLLDGGRKKWELDSRELTDEVVERPATTYTAQEQDLSIRAFRDEAVNAIGKENLVDVRSPDEFAGRLLAPAHLPQEQAQRAGHIPTAVNVPWSKAANDDGTFKSDAELKALYEEAGIDWSKDTIAYCRIGERSSHTWFVLKELLGQENVKNYDGSWTEYGSLVGVPVVLGDEPGEA, from the coding sequence ATGACTCGCGAGAACTCGCTCGTCTCCGCCCAGTGGGTGGAGGAGAACCTCACCAATGACAAGGTCGTCCTCATCGAGGTCGACGAGGACACCACGGCCTACGAGAAGGGCCACATCAAGGGTGCGATCAAGCTCGACTGGTCGACGGAGCTGCAGGACCAGGTCCGTCGCGACTTCGTCAACAAGCAGCAGTTCGAGGCGCTCCTGAGCAGCAAGGGCGTCAGCAACGACGACACCGTCGTGCTGTACGGCGGCAACAACAACTGGTTCGCCGCCTACGCCTTCTGGTACTTCAAGCTCTACGGCCACCAGGACGTCAAGCTCCTCGACGGCGGCCGCAAGAAGTGGGAGCTCGACTCCCGCGAGCTGACCGACGAGGTCGTCGAGCGCCCGGCCACCACCTACACCGCGCAGGAGCAGGACCTGTCGATCCGCGCCTTCCGCGACGAGGCCGTCAACGCCATCGGCAAGGAGAACCTCGTCGACGTGCGGAGCCCCGACGAGTTCGCCGGTCGCCTGCTGGCCCCGGCCCACCTCCCACAGGAGCAGGCGCAGCGTGCCGGCCACATCCCGACCGCGGTCAACGTGCCGTGGAGCAAGGCGGCCAACGACGACGGCACCTTCAAGTCCGACGCCGAGCTGAAGGCCCTCTACGAGGAGGCCGGCATCGACTGGAGCAAGGACACGATCGCCTACTGCCGCATCGGCGAGCGCAGCTCGCACACCTGGTTCGTGCTCAAGGAGCTCCTGGGCCAGGAGAACGTGAAGAACTACGACGGCTCGTGGACCGAGTACGGCAGCCTCGTCGGCGTGCCGGTGGTCCTGGGCGACGAGCCCGGGGAGGCCTGA
- a CDS encoding thioredoxin family protein, producing MAFGLYRARTDGRFRTSTPAPPAAWHGHELGERATLIQFSSAFCAPCRVTRRILEDVAATEEGVVHVDIDAEAELALVRELGIVRTPTTLILNSAGEEIARAAGAPRKEQVLSALPHPS from the coding sequence GTGGCTTTCGGTCTCTATCGCGCTCGCACCGACGGGCGCTTCCGTACGTCGACGCCGGCTCCTCCGGCCGCCTGGCACGGCCACGAGCTGGGTGAGCGCGCGACGCTCATCCAGTTCTCCAGCGCCTTCTGCGCCCCGTGCCGCGTGACCCGCCGCATCCTCGAGGATGTCGCCGCGACGGAGGAGGGCGTCGTGCACGTCGACATCGACGCCGAGGCGGAGCTGGCTCTCGTCCGCGAGCTCGGCATCGTCCGTACGCCGACCACACTGATCCTCAACAGCGCCGGTGAGGAGATCGCCCGCGCCGCCGGCGCTCCGCGCAAGGAGCAGGTGCTTTCAGCACTGCCCCACCCCTCCTGA
- a CDS encoding polysaccharide biosynthesis tyrosine autokinase has product MELADYLKILRRRWISILIIAAICAGVALALTLTQTKQYASTARLFVSVNTADDTAQIAQGGQFSIARVQSYADLISSRELASSVIGDLDLAMGPEELAGKVTAQVAANTVNLSLRVTDPNAHQAQQIAQSYASNLVDMVRQLETPPGKTVAPVKATIVDQASFSDTPVSPQPKRNLALGLVLGLLLGFGLAVLRQTLDTRINSANDIQEITDRPILGTIGLDSTAKDTPLVTAIPSHSPRAEAFRVLRTNLQFVDVDTPNKVFVLSSAVPEEGKTSTAINLALSMAQAGVKTLLIEGDLRRPRAAIRLGLDGAVGVTSVLVGKVKFDDALQNDDTTGLDFLASGPVPPNPAELLQSRAMHELLAHLRSIYDVVIIDAPPLLPVTDAALLATHADGAIIVVRHGKVTKDQVRLSKDRLEQVDARLVGVVMNMVPTKGRGYGYGYGYGYGYGYAPDIGKRKAE; this is encoded by the coding sequence GTGGAACTCGCTGATTACCTCAAAATCCTTCGCCGACGCTGGATCTCGATCCTGATCATCGCTGCGATCTGCGCCGGTGTCGCATTGGCTCTAACTCTGACGCAGACCAAGCAGTATGCATCCACCGCGCGCCTCTTTGTCTCGGTGAACACTGCAGACGACACCGCCCAAATCGCACAAGGCGGCCAGTTTTCTATCGCGCGAGTGCAGTCATATGCGGACTTGATTTCGAGCCGCGAGCTCGCCTCCAGCGTGATCGGCGACTTGGACCTTGCGATGGGTCCCGAGGAGCTGGCGGGAAAGGTGACCGCTCAGGTTGCTGCTAACACGGTGAACCTGAGCCTTCGGGTTACCGACCCGAACGCACACCAAGCGCAGCAGATCGCCCAGAGCTACGCCAGCAATTTGGTGGATATGGTCCGCCAACTGGAGACGCCTCCGGGCAAGACTGTAGCGCCGGTGAAGGCGACGATTGTGGACCAAGCCAGCTTCTCGGATACGCCGGTGAGTCCTCAGCCAAAGCGTAATCTCGCCCTGGGTCTGGTCCTGGGTCTGCTACTCGGTTTCGGTCTCGCAGTTCTCCGCCAAACCTTGGATACCCGGATCAATTCAGCCAACGACATCCAAGAGATCACTGACCGGCCGATCCTAGGCACGATTGGGCTCGATTCCACCGCCAAGGACACACCCTTGGTCACCGCGATCCCTTCCCACTCGCCTCGCGCCGAGGCTTTCAGGGTGCTGAGGACCAATCTGCAGTTCGTCGATGTTGATACGCCGAACAAGGTCTTCGTTCTGTCCAGCGCCGTGCCCGAGGAGGGCAAGACCTCGACCGCGATCAATCTCGCCCTGAGCATGGCCCAAGCTGGCGTCAAAACGCTCCTCATCGAAGGCGACCTTCGGCGGCCGCGGGCCGCGATCCGTCTCGGCCTTGACGGTGCGGTCGGCGTGACCAGCGTTCTCGTGGGCAAGGTGAAGTTCGATGATGCGCTGCAAAACGACGACACAACGGGGCTCGACTTTCTTGCCTCAGGCCCTGTGCCGCCGAATCCCGCCGAGCTATTGCAGAGCCGGGCGATGCACGAGCTACTCGCTCACCTTCGCTCGATCTACGACGTCGTGATCATCGACGCCCCGCCGCTCCTGCCGGTGACCGACGCCGCGCTCCTCGCAACTCACGCGGATGGGGCCATCATTGTCGTCCGGCACGGAAAGGTCACGAAGGACCAAGTGCGCCTGTCCAAGGACCGACTTGAGCAGGTCGATGCCCGCCTTGTTGGTGTAGTGATGAACATGGTCCCGACCAAGGGCCGAGGCTACGGCTACGGCTACGGCTACGGCTACGGCTACGGCTACGCGCCCGACATTGGAAAGCGGAAAGCGGAGTGA